The proteins below are encoded in one region of Hordeum vulgare subsp. vulgare chromosome 3H, MorexV3_pseudomolecules_assembly, whole genome shotgun sequence:
- the LOC123443206 gene encoding G-type lectin S-receptor-like serine/threonine-protein kinase At2g19130 gives MNCKFSISVLFAALIPYMFLVFDASQAAVPMDTLLPGQSITGSEILVSENGVFELGFFSPSPGAMKHYLGIQYKNLIGSHRAMFWLGNRIPITSFLNTTLYLAAGELYIEELDSVLWTSGSATNESASSGAVLLNTGNFVVKDQTNHSKVIWQSFDHPADALLPGAWLGSDMATGAHISLTLSKPPYHCTLVIDQSRKMGFVMSIDGHDHHFGTFPDWMVTYVEEGSLVRLNYPENPNDLQFMRLHMGQVSLLRWVSNATITGWQPLWSYPSSCKISAFYCGAFSTCTSAGTCACIDGFRPSDPDEWRLGQFVSGCSRIIPSDCEDGISTDSFILLDNLKGLPDNPQDTSEETSEDCEATCLSQCYCVAYSYDHSGCKIWYNVLLNFTSGNSILHSKIYMRIGSHGKRRQGHIQHVMLVIGPIVVGLLIMLVFFWLYSISSRQTKVEGFLAVYSYAQLKRATRNFSDKLGEGGFGSVYKGTIAGTTDVGVKKLKGFMHRDKQFRAEVQTLGMIQHTNLVRLFGFCSEGDRKLLVYEYMPNGSLDFHLFSEGTSVLSWNLRRCIAIGIAKGLSYLHEECRDCIIHCDIKPENILLDAEFCPKIADFGMAKLLGRDMSTALTTLRGTIGYLAPEWVYGQPITHKADVYSFGVVLLELICGRRATGNGNHRYFPLYAAAKVNEGDVLCLLDGRLRGEGNAKELDVACRVACWCIQDDEIHRPSMGQVVRMLEGASDIELPPIPTSFQDIMDGGDSGTYSAEV, from the coding sequence atgaactgcaagttttctatCTCTGTCCTATTTGCTGCACTGATCCCCTACATGTTCCTAGTATTTGATGCAAGTCAAGCTGCAGTTCCAATGGATACCCTTCTTCCTGGCCAATCTATCACGGGCAGCGAAATTTTGGTCTCCGAAAATGGTGTTTTTGAGTTGGGGTTCTTCTCCCCATCCCCAGGTGCCATGAAGCACTACTTGGGCATACAGTACAAGAACCTGATTGGCAGCCACCGAGCTATGTTCTGGCTGGGGAACAGAATTCCTATCACCAGCTTCCTGAACACAACCTTGTACCTTGCCGCGGGTGAATTATATATTGAGGAGCTTGATTCTGTTCTCTGGACCTCGGGTTCCGCAACAAATGAATCAGCCAGTTCTGGGGCGGTTCTCCTTAACACTGGGAATTTTGTTGTGAAAGATCAGACCAACCATTCTAAGGTCATATGGCAGAGCTTTGATCATCCAGCTGATGCTTTGCTACCTGGAGCATGGCTAGGATCGGACATGGCCACCGGAGCACACATCTCGCTTACTTTATCCAAGCCTCCTTACCATTGTACCCTCGTGATTGACCAAAGTAGGAAGATGGGATTTGTCATGTCCATTGACGGGCATGATCATCATTTTGGTACCTTTCCGGACTGGATGGTAACATATGTAGAAGAAGGCAGTTTGGTCAGGCTAAATTATCCAGAGAACCCAAATGATCTCCAATTCATGAGACTGCATATGGGGCAAGTCAGTTTGCTTAGGTGGGTAAGTAATGCCACGATTACTGGTTGGCAACCTCTATGGAGCTATCCCTCCAGCTGCAAAATCAGTGCTTTCTATTGTGGCGCATTCAGTACTTGCACAAGCGCAGGAACATGCGCATGCATTGATGGTTTCAGACCAAGTGATCCAGATGAATGGAGGCTTGGGCAATTTGTTAGTGGCTGCTCTAGAATAATACCCTCAGATTGCGAAGATGGGATCTCCACCGACTCGTTTATTTTGTTAGACAACCTGAAGGGCCTTCCTGACAACCCTCAAGATACAAGCGAAGAAACTAGTGAAGACTGTGAAGCAACCTGTCTGAGCCAATGCTATTGTGTTGCATATTCCTATGATCACTCTGGATGCAAGATATGGTATAATGTGTTACTTAATTTTACTTCTGGAAATAGCATTCTTCACAGTAAGATTTACATGCGTATAGGTTCTCATGGTAAAAGGCGGCAAGGACACATACAGCATGTCATGTTGGTTATTGGTCCAATAGTTGTTGGTCTTCTTATCATGCTGGTGTTTTTTTGGCTGTACAGCATATCTTCCAGACAGACTAAAGTGGAAGGTTTTCTTGCTGTTTACTCTTATGCGCAGCTCAAGAGAGCTACAAGAAATTTCTCCGACAAACTCGGGGAAGGAGGCTTTGGAAGTGTTTACAAGGGAACCATTGCAGGGACAACTGATGTGGGTGTGAAGAAGCTTAAAGGGTTCATGCACAGAGATAAGCAATTCCGAGCAGAAGTACAGACTCTTGGGATGATTCAACACACAAATCTTGTGCGCCTTTTCGGATTCTGCAGTGAAGGGGACAGAAAGCTGCTGGTCTACGAGTATATGCCAAATGGTTCTCTGGACTTTCATCTCTTTTCGGAGGGAACAAGCGTATTGAGTTGGAATCTTCGCCGTTGCATTGCCATTGGTATTGCTAAAGGTCTTTCCTATCTGCACGAGGAATGCAGGGATTGCATCATACACTGTGACATCAAGCCCGAGAACATACTGCTGGATGCTGAATTCTGCCCCAAAATCGCAGATTTTGGCATGGCCAAGCTTCTTGGACGGGACATGAGCACGGCGCTGACCACTCTCCGTGGAACCATCGGCTATCTCGCACCGGAGTGGGTGTATGGTCAGCCTATTACTCACAAGGCAGATGTCTACAGCTTTGGTGTTGTGCTCCTCGAATTGATCTGCGGGAGGAGGGCTACCGGGAATGGAAATCATCGGTACTTCCCCCTTTATGCTGCAGCTAAAGTGAACGAAGGAGATGTCTTGTGCTTGCTCGATGGTCGGCTACGAGGAGAAGGCAATGCAAAGGAGCTGGATGTTGCCTGTAGGGTTGCTTGCTGGTGCATCCAGGATGATGAGATCCACAGGCCATCAATGGGGCAAGTTGTACGCATGCTGGAAGGTGCCAGTGACATTGAATTGCCTCCAATTCCGACTTCATTTCAGGACATTATGGACGGGGGCGACAGTGGTACATATTCTGCAGAAGTGTGA